From one Triticum aestivum cultivar Chinese Spring chromosome 4B, IWGSC CS RefSeq v2.1, whole genome shotgun sequence genomic stretch:
- the LOC123092649 gene encoding cytosolic enolase 3 isoform X1: MSVQEYLEKHLLPRKIEEAVNAAVRAKAADPVLFISTHMRRAAPAVITRVCARQILDSRGAPAVEVDLHTNKAVHRASAAGPGAPEGAAVDATRDVEKRRLLAKAVADSVRLINGKVSEALVGMDPQQQAQIDQAIMDLDKAHHRTEVGANAMLAVSIAACKAGAAEKEVLLYKHIADLVGKSATTLPVPAITVINGGTHAGNNLPIQEIMILPIGAKNFEEAMQMGSETYHHLKDIIWEKYGSDSCNIGDDGGFAPNISSITEGLDLVIAAIDRAGYNGRIKLAIDAAATDFCVGKKYDLEFKSAKKSGQNFKTGDDMIEIYSQLCSEYPVVSIEQPFDKDDWEHSKKFTTLELCQVPIVLLFSTLLSGAHAIMHLQVVGDDLLMSDPERIKRAVNEYSCDALTLKASQVGTVTEAIEAVKQAKDAHWGVMVSHRSGDTDDSFIADLAVGAAAGQIKAGAPCRGECLTKYNQLLRIEEELGSEGVYAGENWRTTSS; the protein is encoded by the exons ATGTCGGTGCAGGAGTACCTAGAGAAGCACCTGCTCCCGCGCAAGATCGAGGAGGCCGTGAACGCGGCCGTCCGCGCCAAGGCCGCCGACCCGGTGCTCTTCATCTCCACCCACatgcggcgggcggcgccggccgTGATCACGCGGGTGTGCGCGCGGCAGATCCTGGACAGCCGCGGCGCCCCCGCGGTGGAGGTCGACCTGCACACCAACAAGGCCGTGCACCGCGCGTCCGCGGCCGGGCCTGGCGCCCCCGAGGGCGCCGCGGTCGACGCCACGAGGGACGTCGAGAAGCGGAGGCTCCTCGCCAAGGCGGTCGCCGACTCGGTGCGGCTGATCAACGGCAAGGTGTCGGAGGCGCTCGTGGGGATGGATCCGCAGCAGCAGGCGCAGATCGACCAGGCCATCATGGACTTGGACAAGGCACACCACAGG ACTGAGGTTGGAGCGAATGCTATGCTGGCCGTATCAATTGCAGCTTGTAAAGCTGGTGCTGCTGAGAAAGAG GTTCTGCTGTACAAGCATAtagcagatcttgttggtaaaagCGCAACGACGCTTCCCGTCCCAGCAATTACAGTCATTAATGGTGGAACCCATGCTGGAAATAATCTTCCCATTCAA GAAATTATGATCCTTCCAATCGGTGCCAAAAACTTTGAAGAAGCAATGCAGATGGGTTCAGAGACATATCATCATCTGAAG GATATTATATGGGAGAAGTATGGTTCAGACAGTTGCAACATTGGCGATGATGGTGGATTTGCTCCTAATATTTCCAG TATAACCGAAGGCCTGGATCTTGTGATTGCGGCAATAGATAGAGCTGGATATAATGGAAGGATCAAATTAGCAATTGATGCTGCTGCTACTGATTTTTGCGTAG GAAAGAAATATGACCTGGAGTTCAAGTCTGCAAAGAAATCAGGGCAAAATTTCAAAACTGGGGACGATATGATTGAGATTTATAGTCAACTATGTTCAG aatacccagttgtctccaTTGAACAGCCCTTTGACAAAGATGACTGGGAGCACTCGAAAAAGTTTACCACCCTAGAGCTATGTCAGGTACCTATTGTGCTTTTATTTTCTACTTTACTGTCAGGAGCTCATGCCATAATGCATTTGCAGGTTGTAGGAGACGACTTATTGATGTCAGATCCTGAACGCATTAAGCGGGCAGTAAATGAATATAGTTGCGACGCTCTTACTCTCAAG GCAAGTCAAGTGGGCACTGTCACTGAGGCCATAGAGGCTGTGAAACAGGCAAAGGATGCTCATTGGGGTGTGATGGTGTCACATAGGTCTGGGGACACGGATGATTCTTTCATCGCCGACCTGGCTGTCGGTGCAGCAGCTGGACAGATCAAAGCCGGTGCCCCCTGCCGCGGAGAGTGCCTCACGAAATACAATCAG CTTCTAAGAATAGAGGAAGAACTTGGAAGCGAAGGGGTTTACGCTGGTGAAAATTGGAGAACTACCTCGAGCTGA
- the LOC123092649 gene encoding cytosolic enolase 3 isoform X2: MSVQEYLEKHLLPRKIEEAVNAAVRAKAADPVLFISTHMRRAAPAVITRVCARQILDSRGAPAVEVDLHTNKAVHRASAAGPGAPEGAAVDATRDVEKRRLLAKAVADSVRLINGKVSEALVGMDPQQQAQIDQAIMDLDKAHHRTEVGANAMLAVSIAACKAGAAEKEVLLYKHIADLVGKSATTLPVPAITVINGGTHAGNNLPIQEIMILPIGAKNFEEAMQMGSETYHHLKDIIWEKYGSDSCNIGDDGGFAPNISSITEGLDLVIAAIDRAGYNGRIKLAIDAAATDFCVGKKYDLEFKSAKKSGQNFKTGDDMIEIYSQLCSEYPVVSIEQPFDKDDWEHSKKFTTLELCQVVGDDLLMSDPERIKRAVNEYSCDALTLKASQVGTVTEAIEAVKQAKDAHWGVMVSHRSGDTDDSFIADLAVGAAAGQIKAGAPCRGECLTKYNQLLRIEEELGSEGVYAGENWRTTSS, encoded by the exons ATGTCGGTGCAGGAGTACCTAGAGAAGCACCTGCTCCCGCGCAAGATCGAGGAGGCCGTGAACGCGGCCGTCCGCGCCAAGGCCGCCGACCCGGTGCTCTTCATCTCCACCCACatgcggcgggcggcgccggccgTGATCACGCGGGTGTGCGCGCGGCAGATCCTGGACAGCCGCGGCGCCCCCGCGGTGGAGGTCGACCTGCACACCAACAAGGCCGTGCACCGCGCGTCCGCGGCCGGGCCTGGCGCCCCCGAGGGCGCCGCGGTCGACGCCACGAGGGACGTCGAGAAGCGGAGGCTCCTCGCCAAGGCGGTCGCCGACTCGGTGCGGCTGATCAACGGCAAGGTGTCGGAGGCGCTCGTGGGGATGGATCCGCAGCAGCAGGCGCAGATCGACCAGGCCATCATGGACTTGGACAAGGCACACCACAGG ACTGAGGTTGGAGCGAATGCTATGCTGGCCGTATCAATTGCAGCTTGTAAAGCTGGTGCTGCTGAGAAAGAG GTTCTGCTGTACAAGCATAtagcagatcttgttggtaaaagCGCAACGACGCTTCCCGTCCCAGCAATTACAGTCATTAATGGTGGAACCCATGCTGGAAATAATCTTCCCATTCAA GAAATTATGATCCTTCCAATCGGTGCCAAAAACTTTGAAGAAGCAATGCAGATGGGTTCAGAGACATATCATCATCTGAAG GATATTATATGGGAGAAGTATGGTTCAGACAGTTGCAACATTGGCGATGATGGTGGATTTGCTCCTAATATTTCCAG TATAACCGAAGGCCTGGATCTTGTGATTGCGGCAATAGATAGAGCTGGATATAATGGAAGGATCAAATTAGCAATTGATGCTGCTGCTACTGATTTTTGCGTAG GAAAGAAATATGACCTGGAGTTCAAGTCTGCAAAGAAATCAGGGCAAAATTTCAAAACTGGGGACGATATGATTGAGATTTATAGTCAACTATGTTCAG aatacccagttgtctccaTTGAACAGCCCTTTGACAAAGATGACTGGGAGCACTCGAAAAAGTTTACCACCCTAGAGCTATGTCAG GTTGTAGGAGACGACTTATTGATGTCAGATCCTGAACGCATTAAGCGGGCAGTAAATGAATATAGTTGCGACGCTCTTACTCTCAAG GCAAGTCAAGTGGGCACTGTCACTGAGGCCATAGAGGCTGTGAAACAGGCAAAGGATGCTCATTGGGGTGTGATGGTGTCACATAGGTCTGGGGACACGGATGATTCTTTCATCGCCGACCTGGCTGTCGGTGCAGCAGCTGGACAGATCAAAGCCGGTGCCCCCTGCCGCGGAGAGTGCCTCACGAAATACAATCAG CTTCTAAGAATAGAGGAAGAACTTGGAAGCGAAGGGGTTTACGCTGGTGAAAATTGGAGAACTACCTCGAGCTGA
- the LOC123092651 gene encoding LIM domain-containing protein WLIM2a, with product MFSGTQQKCKVCTKTVYPMDQLSTDGAVFHRACFKCHHCKSTLSFSSYSSFEGVPYCKPHFAQLFKETGSYNKSFQSQSPAKSATEKLTPELTRSPSKAAGMFSGTQDKCATCGKTAYPLEKVTVEEKSYHKSCFKCSHGGCALSPSNYAALEGILYCKHHFSQLFKEKGSYNHLIKCASVKRAAEAQTAQAAAQAAPAAAESS from the exons ATGTTCAGCGGGACGCAGCAGAAGTGCAAGGTGTGCACCAAGACGGTGTACCCCATGGACCAGCTCTCCACCGACGGCGCCGTCTTCCACCGCGCCTGCTTCAAGTGCCACCACTGCAAGTCCACCCTCTCC TTTAGCAGCTACTCCTCGTTTGAAGGGGTGCCCTACTGCAAGCCCCATTTCGCGCAGCTGTTCAAGGAGACCGGGAGCTACAACAAGAGCTTCCAGTCACAATCAC CCGCGAAATCTGCGACGGAGAAGCTGACTCCTGAGCTG ACCAGATCGCCAAGCAAAGCTGCGGGCATGTTTTCGGGAACACAGGACAAGTGCGCCACTTGTGGTAAAACAGCATACCCTCTTGAGAAG GTGACTGTTGAAGAGAAGTCCTACCACAAGTCCTGCTTCAAATGCTCTCATGGAGGCTGCGCCCTCTCGCCGTCCAACTACGCGGCTTTGGAAGGCATCCTCTACTGCAAGCACCATTTCTCCCAGCTTTTCAAGGAGAAGGGGAGCTACAACCATCTGATCAAGTGCGCATCGGTCAAGCGCGCAGCAGAGGCGCAAACAGCACAGGCGGCGGCACAGGCAGCGCCGGCGGCAGCTGAATCCTCCTGA